From a region of the Candidatus Thermoplasmatota archaeon genome:
- a CDS encoding NAD(+)/NADH kinase has product MKPPTRVGIVARADMPERVKVAAEVASLLRGRVELVAKDELASPLSLPGEPLAQMRADVIVTIGGDGTILYTLQQNPAPVFGVNTGELGFLTEILPADLRAGLDRLLSGDFALEERTKVATRLNGERLPDATNEAVLKASRASKMLRLRIAHDRDLIDDALRADGVIVATPTGSTSYAMSAGGPIVDPPLPALILVPIAPFKLSSRPHVFPASDTLEIEMLAPGKDAVVVLDGQFERPIGEGDRLAFTGSEQKARFVRFRKHGFERVRKHLVR; this is encoded by the coding sequence GTGAAGCCTCCCACGCGCGTGGGCATCGTGGCGCGCGCGGACATGCCCGAGCGAGTGAAGGTGGCCGCCGAGGTCGCCTCGCTCCTGCGCGGCCGCGTGGAGCTTGTGGCCAAGGACGAGCTCGCCTCCCCGCTGTCGCTCCCCGGCGAGCCGCTTGCGCAGATGCGCGCCGACGTCATCGTCACCATCGGCGGCGACGGCACCATCCTCTACACGCTCCAGCAGAACCCCGCGCCCGTCTTTGGCGTCAACACGGGCGAGCTCGGGTTCCTCACGGAGATCCTGCCCGCCGACTTGCGCGCGGGCCTCGACCGGCTGCTCTCGGGCGACTTTGCCCTCGAGGAGCGGACGAAGGTGGCCACGCGCCTCAACGGCGAGCGGCTGCCCGACGCAACGAACGAGGCGGTGCTCAAGGCATCGCGCGCAAGCAAGATGCTGCGCCTTCGCATCGCGCACGACCGCGACCTCATCGACGACGCGCTTCGCGCCGACGGCGTGATCGTCGCCACGCCCACCGGATCGACGAGCTACGCCATGAGCGCCGGCGGCCCCATCGTCGACCCGCCGCTTCCGGCCCTCATCCTCGTGCCGATCGCGCCCTTCAAGCTCTCGTCGCGGCCGCACGTGTTCCCCGCCTCCGACACGCTCGAGATCGAGATGCTCGCGCCCGGGAAGGACGCCGTCGTCGTCCTCGACGGGCAGTTCGAGCGTCCCATCGGCGAAGGCGACCGCCTCGCGTTCACCGGCTCCGAGCAGAAGGCGCGCTTCGTACGCTTCCGCAAGCACGGCTTCGAGCGCGTGCGAAAGCACCTCGTTCGGTAG
- a CDS encoding SRPBCC domain-containing protein has translation MAQVQKTIEVAATPEEVWDALVNPKKLSAWLECEAGFRRHGTAVHAGDSFRLDWGEEWVATGEVVDAKPGARLVTTWEWEGDDEETEVVYELAKTPKGTRLSLTHRGFEDEETAEEHGDNWEAYLANLATVAGARR, from the coding sequence ATGGCGCAAGTGCAGAAGACGATCGAGGTTGCCGCGACCCCGGAGGAGGTCTGGGACGCCCTTGTGAACCCGAAGAAGCTCTCCGCGTGGCTCGAATGCGAAGCGGGCTTCCGCCGCCACGGCACCGCCGTGCACGCGGGCGACTCGTTCCGTCTCGACTGGGGCGAGGAATGGGTCGCCACCGGCGAGGTCGTCGACGCAAAGCCTGGCGCGCGGCTTGTCACGACGTGGGAATGGGAAGGCGACGACGAGGAGACCGAGGTCGTCTACGAGCTCGCGAAGACGCCCAAGGGCACGCGGCTCTCCCTCACGCACCGCGGCTTCGAGGACGAGGAGACGGCAGAGGAGCACGGCGACAACTGGGAAGCCTACCTCGCCAACCTCGCGACCGTCGCGGGCGCCCGCCGATGA
- a CDS encoding Mov34/MPN/PAD-1 family protein, producing MSLFDWFRGAREQPETWPRRPPPRRVTKITKQCLRFICESAKSTHPHEFGAALRAEDDTVVELIVVPTESGPVSAHMQLWSLPLDSSVVGTVHSHPVSGVPQPSDEDKFLFSKFGHTHIIVGRPYGVHDWRAFDHRGDPIPLEVVA from the coding sequence ATGAGCCTCTTCGACTGGTTCCGCGGCGCGCGCGAGCAGCCGGAGACATGGCCGCGCCGCCCGCCCCCCCGGCGCGTGACGAAGATCACCAAGCAATGCCTGCGCTTCATCTGCGAGAGCGCGAAGTCGACGCACCCGCACGAGTTCGGCGCCGCGCTTCGCGCCGAGGACGACACGGTCGTCGAGCTCATCGTCGTTCCCACGGAATCCGGCCCCGTCTCCGCGCACATGCAACTCTGGAGCCTGCCGCTCGACAGCTCCGTCGTGGGCACCGTGCACAGCCATCCCGTAAGCGGCGTGCCGCAGCCAAGCGACGAGGACAAGTTCCTCTTCTCCAAGTTCGGCCACACCCACATCATCGTGGGCCGCCCCTACGGCGTGCACGACTGGCGCGCCTTCGACCACCGCGGCGACCCCATCCCGCTGGAAGTCGTGGCTTGA
- a CDS encoding ferredoxin family protein → MTHVIAQACIGVKSGECVDVCPVDCIHPRLDAPGFAGATQLYIDREVCIDCGACASVCPVSAIFPEADVPADQKHFSAINNAFFRKGAPVPAAAAAAAAPASAAAQLVTPGAAPSATAAKAGAGGPLVRKIELVQTREPSPPEEGPREASTREREFQKKAPVLLDKGRLFS, encoded by the coding sequence ATGACGCACGTCATCGCGCAAGCGTGCATCGGCGTGAAGTCCGGGGAATGCGTCGACGTCTGTCCCGTGGACTGCATCCATCCGCGCCTCGACGCGCCCGGCTTTGCGGGCGCCACGCAGCTGTACATCGACCGCGAGGTGTGCATCGACTGCGGCGCGTGCGCGTCCGTCTGCCCCGTGTCGGCCATCTTCCCCGAGGCCGACGTCCCGGCCGACCAGAAGCACTTCTCCGCGATCAACAACGCCTTCTTCCGCAAGGGCGCGCCCGTGCCCGCCGCCGCGGCCGCCGCAGCCGCGCCGGCAAGCGCCGCCGCGCAGCTCGTGACGCCCGGCGCCGCGCCATCGGCAACGGCGGCCAAGGCCGGCGCCGGGGGCCCCCTCGTCCGCAAGATCGAGCTCGTGCAGACGCGCGAGCCCTCGCCGCCCGAGGAGGGCCCGCGCGAGGCCTCCACGCGCGAGCGCGAGTTCCAGAAGAAGGCGCCGGTGCTGCTGGACAAGGGCCGCCTGTTCTCCTAG
- a CDS encoding deoxyhypusine synthase family protein: MPTGKKPTRKELLSTPVRQFDVRSVKTVADAIDAFKDTSFQARNLGTALAVWENMLTDKDRPTIVLGLAGSLMAGGLRKVLRDLVELRLVDVIVTVGSQPYQDLYAARGNDFWKHTPNTDDLMLREHFLDRLYDTLVDEEQFRETDDYLGRLFGKLEPRAYTSRELYDFLGSQFDDPDSWVAAAHKRKVPIFCPAVNDSSLGIGMVQNYVKAKEEGREFPTIDPIRDAWELAQIKMKSKKTGVIYIAGGVSKNYIQQTEVISEVLGVDAGGHQYAVQLTTDFPDWGALSGCTFQEAQSWGKIAKDARFVQCRIDVTIGLPLLAAALHQKKELWSKRKRLRFEYEGDTLKGIRQSA, encoded by the coding sequence ATGCCCACGGGAAAGAAGCCCACGCGCAAGGAGCTCCTGTCCACGCCCGTACGACAGTTCGACGTCCGTTCCGTGAAGACGGTGGCAGACGCGATCGACGCGTTCAAGGACACGAGCTTCCAGGCGCGCAACCTCGGCACCGCGCTTGCCGTGTGGGAGAACATGCTCACGGACAAGGATCGGCCCACGATCGTGCTCGGGCTTGCGGGCTCGCTCATGGCAGGAGGCCTTCGCAAGGTGCTCCGCGATCTTGTCGAGCTTCGGCTCGTGGACGTCATCGTCACGGTCGGAAGCCAGCCCTACCAGGACCTCTACGCCGCGCGCGGCAACGACTTCTGGAAGCACACGCCGAACACGGACGACCTCATGCTGCGCGAGCACTTCCTCGACCGGCTGTACGACACGCTCGTGGACGAGGAGCAGTTCCGCGAGACCGACGATTACCTCGGCCGCCTGTTTGGCAAGCTCGAGCCGCGCGCGTACACGAGCCGCGAGCTCTACGACTTCCTCGGCTCGCAGTTCGACGACCCCGACTCGTGGGTCGCGGCCGCGCACAAGCGCAAGGTGCCCATCTTCTGCCCGGCCGTGAACGACTCCTCGCTTGGCATCGGCATGGTGCAGAACTACGTGAAGGCCAAGGAGGAGGGCCGCGAGTTCCCCACGATCGACCCCATCCGCGACGCGTGGGAGCTCGCGCAGATCAAGATGAAGAGCAAGAAGACGGGCGTGATCTACATCGCCGGCGGCGTCTCCAAGAACTACATCCAGCAGACCGAGGTCATCAGCGAGGTGCTGGGCGTCGACGCCGGGGGCCACCAGTACGCCGTCCAGCTCACGACGGACTTCCCCGACTGGGGCGCGCTCTCCGGCTGCACGTTCCAGGAGGCGCAAAGCTGGGGCAAGATCGCCAAGGACGCGCGCTTCGTGCAATGCCGCATCGACGTCACGATCGGCCTGCCGCTCCTTGCCGCCGCGCTTCACCAGAAGAAGGAGCTCTGGAGCAAGCGCAAGCGGCTGCGGTTCGAGTACGAAGGGGATACGCTGAAGGGCATCCGGCAGTCGGCGTGA